One window of the Dermacentor andersoni chromosome 10, qqDerAnde1_hic_scaffold, whole genome shotgun sequence genome contains the following:
- the mRRF2 gene encoding ribosome-releasing factor 2, mitochondrial, producing the protein MLLVRGKPSSLLRSATPLCRCLCTAGPSHSERSELPKHKQRKVRNIGIVAHVDAGKTTITERILFYSGLTRAMGEVHDGDTVTDCLPQERERGISITAATVTFPWRDHRVNLIDTPGHVDFSMEVERSLRVMDGAVTLLDGSEGVQAQTITVWEQACRHNLPRLIFVNKMDKAAASFDACISDVRSKLGAAPLVVQLPLKTADRMVGIVDLVSMETHMWPADSHQGRVFTRAPLGPGTSQYEKAAKKRQELIEAAAELDDQFADEFLLQDRQVPPDDLMAALRRITVAGKGAPMLCGSAYRNLAVQPLLDAVIDFLPEPVVSDGSGQLAALAFKVVHTKFKGPLTFVRLYGGRITMGQRLYNATRDVSEKAVELVEVTADEYRTVREALAGDVLAIAGLQHSVTGDLLVANAATARSALEGPAGQRAAMQIPEPVLLCSIEAPSMRHQNALDAALACMLREDPALRLSHCPDTGQMVLGGLGQLHLEVTRDRILLEHNVDASLGPLQVAYREAPTDHAAKSVRHLLDRAAGGTNHRVEVEMRVLPSDAPFRGLKVVVTDDNNLGRLWPQHRRALDAGVSLALSHGPLRSFPVINASIELLWCEVGRGTSLAMVTAAASQCTAQCLANAAVVLMEPIMKVQVSIPEMYLGRMLSDLSQRRATIREILQRQDMRVVNAEVPLAEMNDYADVVRTLSSGRASFSMSLAAYHPMGAQETAVALRRLSGFTDNA; encoded by the exons ATGTTGTTAGTACGCGGTAAACCAAGCTCACTTCTTAGGTCGGCCACACCGCTTTGCCGTTGCCTGTGCACCGCCGGTCCCTCGCACAGCGAGCGGTCGGAGCTGCCAAAACACAAGCAACGCAAAGTGCGCAACATCGGCATCGTAGCCCACGTCGACGCCGGCAAGACGACCATCACGGAGAGAATACTGTTCTACAGTGGCCTGACACGAGCTATGGGCGAAGTTCACGATGGCGACACAGTGACCGATTGCCTGCCCCAGGAACGCGAGAGGGGCATTAGCATCACCGCTGCCACGGTGACCTTTCCTTGGCGAGACCACCGCGTCAACCTCATCGACACGCCGGGTCACGTGGACTTCAGCATGGAA GTGGAGCGTTCCCTGCGAGTAATGGATGGAGCCGTCACGCTTCTCGATGGATCCGAGGGTGTCCAGGCACAGACCATTACAGTGTGGGAACAGGCCTGCCGCCACAACCTGCCTCGCCTCATCTTTGTGAACAAGATGGACAAGGCTGCTGCCAGCTTCGATGCTTGCATATCTGATGTGCGCTCAAAGCTGGGAGCCGCTCCTCTGGTGGTGCAACTCCCACTAAAAACCGCAGACAGAATGGTTGGCATTGTTGACTTGGTGTCCATGGAAACTCATATGTGGCCTGCAGACTCCCACCAAGGCCGTGTCTTCACTCGTGCACCTCTTGGACCCGGGACTAGCCAATACGAAAAAGCTGCAAAGAAGAG GCAGGAGCTCATTGAAGCAGCAGCAGAACTTGATGACCAGTTTGCAGACGAGTTTCTGCTACAAGATCGGCAGGTCCCGCCAGATGATCTCATGGCAGCACTGCGAAGAATAACTGTTGCGGGGAAGGGCGCACCAATGCTGTGTGGCAGCGCCTACCGCAATTTGGCGGTGCAGCCCCTGTTGGATGCCGTCATCGACTTTCTGCCCGAACCTGTTGTCTCTGATGGTAGCGGGCAGCTAGCTGCACTGGCCTTCAAAGTGGTGCACACGAAG TTCAAGGGCCCACTAACTTTTGTGAGGCTGTATGGCGGCCGCATCACAATGGGCCAGCGACTGTACAATGCCACGCGGGATGTGTCTGAGAAAGCGGTCGAACTGGTTGAAGTAACGGCTGACGAGTATCGCACCGTGCGTGAGGCCCTGGCCGGTGACGTGCTGGCCATTGCTGGACTCCAGCACAGCGTCACTGGAGACCTGCTGGTTGCCAACGCAGCTACAGCTCGCTCAGCCCTCGAAG GGCCTGCTGGTCAACGGGCGGCAATGCAGATTCCGGAGCCCGTACTACTGTGCAGTATTGAGGCACCATCAATGCGTCATCAGAATGCACTGGATGCTGCCCTAGCCTGCATGTTACGTGAAGACCCAGCCCTGCGGCTCAGCCACTGTCCGGACACTGGGCAAATG GTGCTCGGTGGCCTGGGACAGCTTCACCTGGAAGTGACACGGGACCGCATTCTGCTCGAGCACAACGTGGATGCCAGCCTGGGCCCTCTGCAG GTAGCTTACCGGGAGGCACCGACAGATCATGCTGCCAAGTCAGTGCGGCACCTGCTGGACCGCGCTGCGGGCGGCACGAATCACAGGGTCGAAGTGGAGATGCGCGTGTTACCATCCGACGCACCATTTAGAGGATTGAAG GTGGTAGTGACCGACGACAACAACTTGGGGCGGCTTTGGCCGCAGCACAGACGGGCTCTCGATGCTGGAGTGTCGCTGGCACTATCACACGGACCCTTGCGAAGCTTCCCAGTGATCAATGCCAGCATTGAGCTGCTCTGGTGTGAAGTGGGCCGCGGCACCTCTCTGGCCATGGTCACTGCAGCCGCATCCCAATGCACCGCTCAGTGTCTGGCTAACGCTGCTGTCGTGCTCATGGAGCCTATCATGAAGGTCCAG GTGTCCATTCCCGAGATGTATCTTGGCCGTATGCTGAGTGACCTCTCCCAGAGGAGGGCAACGATTCGAGAGATATTGCAACGACAAGACATGCGTGTCGTGAATGCCGAG GTTCCACTTGCTGAAATGAACGATTATGCAGATGTTGTGCGAACACTGTCTTCTGGCCGTGCCAGCTTCAGCATGTCACTAGCTGCCTACCATCCCATGGGAGCACAAGAAACTGCAGTGGCATTGAGGCGGCTCTCTGGATTCACAGACAATGCCTGA